TGGGCCTCGTCCTGCGGCGTCTGTAGGGTCCGGGCGCCAGGAGGGCGCCGGGACCCGGAAGTCGAGCGCGCCGGTCACAGGAGGTGACCGGCGCGCGTCCGCAGGACGAGGCCCATGTCCTCGATCCATGTCCAGCACCCACCCGGGCGCTCAGTACATGTAGTCCCGAACGAGATCGGCACTGGCCCGCCCGCCCGGCTTCGCGACGCGCAGGATCACCTCAACGTAGAGCGCCGGCATCGTGAAGGCGTGGTACTTCTCCCAGCGCCGCGGGAAGCGGTTGGCGAGCCAGGCGAGGCCGCACCAGCGGTAGAGGTCGGTGAACCAGAGCTTGTGGCGGGCGATGGCGAACAGTCCGGTGCCCTGCAGCGTCAGGAAGGTGATGTAGCCCAAGTGGTGGAAGTGCTCGAGGTCGCCGTAGGAGAGCTGCGAGCTGTAGTGCGGCGTGATGACGCGCACCGTGGCCCCGTCGCGAGCGATGCGGTGGACCTCGGCCATGAGGTCCAGGGGGCGGGTCACGTGCTCGATGACGTGGGACATCTCGACGTGGTCGAACTCGTCGTCGGCGAAGGGCAGTGGGTAGTCGTTCAGGTCGTGGACGATGTCGACGTGGGGGGCCGGGCGCATGTCCAGGCCCACGGATCCCGCCAGCTTGCTGCGCGGACCGCAGCCCAGGTCCAGGGACTTCATGCGCTCACCCCTTTCCGGAGACGCTAGAGCCCGAGGTCGGCGGCGACCCCCGCGAGCGCCCCGAGGACGAGCGTGGTCACCTCCGCGGGCTCGAGGCCCAGGTCCGCCGCGCCCTCGGCGATCTCGGCGCGGTTCACCTTGGCGGCGAAGTCCTTCTTCTTCAGCTTCTTCAGCACCGAGGCCACCTGCACCGCGGCGATCTTGCGGTCGGGCTGCACCATCGCGCAGGCCATGCAGAAGCCGCACAGCTCGTCCACGGCGAAGAGCCAGCGCGCGCAGTCGTCCTCGCGCGGCACGCCCGTGTAGGAGGCGTGCGAGAGGATCGCGCGCACGAAGGGCTCCGGGTAGCCGAGGCCGCGCAGGATCGCGGCGCCCTGCTGCGGGTGGTCCGGCGGCTCGGGAAAGCGCTCGTAGTCGAAGTCGTGCAGCAGGCCGACCGCCCCCCAGTATTCGGGGTCGTTGCCGGTGCGCAGGGCGGCCGCGCGCATGGCCGCCTCGACGGCGTAGGCGTGGCGGCGCAGGGGCTCGGTCAGGGTGTGCTCGTGCAGCAGGGCCAGGACGCGGCCGCGTTCGTAGAGGTCGG
The window above is part of the bacterium genome. Proteins encoded here:
- a CDS encoding HDIG domain-containing protein, with product MSDLYERGRVLALLHEHTLTEPLRRHAYAVEAAMRAAALRTGNDPEYWGAVGLLHDFDYERFPEPPDHPQQGAAILRGLGYPEPFVRAILSHASYTGVPREDDCARWLFAVDELCGFCMACAMVQPDRKIAAVQVASVLKKLKKKDFAAKVNRAEIAEGAADLGLEPAEVTTLVLGALAGVAADLGL
- a CDS encoding methyltransferase domain-containing protein; translated protein: MKSLDLGCGPRSKLAGSVGLDMRPAPHVDIVHDLNDYPLPFADDEFDHVEMSHVIEHVTRPLDLMAEVHRIARDGATVRVITPHYSSQLSYGDLEHFHHLGYITFLTLQGTGLFAIARHKLWFTDLYRWCGLAWLANRFPRRWEKYHAFTMPALYVEVILRVAKPGGRASADLVRDYMY